A stretch of Methanotorris formicicus Mc-S-70 DNA encodes these proteins:
- a CDS encoding Yip1 family protein produces the protein MQSMMMAISMIITAVSSLIGGFISWLLIAGVMHLISMAFNGVGSFKRTFEFTGYGFLPNLIALCITIPIGYYFLSNAHIQTLTMAQLQNPVVVKQVMSSIIPKPMIYTNLLIGIAVSLWNLGLWTYGIKYARNLELKKAFIVALIPTVLFGAYQLYSVAKFL, from the coding sequence ATGCAGAGTATGATGATGGCTATATCGATGATAATCACCGCAGTATCTTCACTAATAGGGGGATTTATATCATGGTTATTAATAGCAGGGGTGATGCACCTAATTTCAATGGCATTTAACGGAGTAGGTTCATTTAAAAGAACATTTGAATTTACTGGCTATGGATTTTTACCAAACTTAATAGCTTTATGTATAACAATACCAATAGGTTATTATTTCCTTTCAAATGCTCATATTCAAACCTTAACAATGGCACAACTTCAAAATCCAGTAGTTGTAAAACAGGTAATGTCTTCAATAATTCCAAAACCAATGATATACACAAATCTTTTAATTGGTATTGCAGTCAGTTTGTGGAATTTAGGTTTATGGACTTATGGAATAAAATATGCAAGGAATTTGGAATTAAAAAAGGCATTTATAGTTGCATTAATTCCAACAGTATTATTTGGAGCATACCAGCTATACAGCGTAGCTAAATTCCTATAA